Part of the Magnetococcales bacterium genome is shown below.
CGCCAGGCGCCCTGGAGCAGCTCGAAGGCGACACGCGCCCCGGCGAGAAACTCATCCTCCTGAAAACGTGGGTCCATGAGCATGATCTGGCGCAATCCCCGAGCAAGGTCACTCTCCTGCTCCTCTTCGCTGGTCAAGGGTGGCGAAAACGTGTCGACCGACTTGCGCAGCGAAACCGTCCCGGATTTGCCACCGGGAGGGGAGAGATCAGGCTCATCCCGGAAAAAGTGGGTCTCGGCATGAGAATCCATCATGCCCGGCGATCTGTTTTTCAGAGATGCAGGGGAGGATGCAGCCCCTTTGGGAAGGGGCAAAGAAAACGGGAACGAACCTGCTTTGGGCCAGGAAAACGACGACGAGCCTATTTTGGGCCAGGAGGGGCGTTGCCCCCCCGACGCCCGCCAACTGCGCCACGCACGATAAATCAGGTACCCCAGACCACCCAACAACAGAAGATCCAGAATACCAAGGCCACCGCCTCCTCCGGCAGCCCCATGGCCACCAAAAAGCATGGAACCAAGCAGCCCGCCCAGCATGAACCCGCCGATGCCTCCCATGAGCCTGCTGCCAAACCCCGGGGATGGCGGAGCCGCTGCGGCCCCAATCGGCGTGGAGAGAGGAGCCTGGACCTGGTTGGGGTTTTGCGTCTGCCGCAGCGCCGTCCCCTGTTGGGTTGGCGCCGCCTCTGGTTCACGGCTCTGCCGGAAGGAAGAGGATGGTTCCGCCGCTGGTTGGCGCTTCAGGGAGGGTTGGCGGGGTGCGGCATGGGTCCGTGACCCACGCGACCCCGAAGATTGCCCTCCTCCCGCACGCGCATCAGCGGTATCGGGCCAACAGGCCAACAGAAAACCCGTCAGGGTCACACCTGTTATCCACAAGGTTAACATTTTATTCTTGTTTAACTTTTTAAACATCATTCTTTCCTCCATGAAAGAAATGAGGGACCATCAACGGGAGATTGGAGCTTTCATGCAAATTCCCAGCCCACTTTGTCGAAAAGCATCAGGCCATCATGCATTGGAGCCTTCATGCAAATCCCCGGCCCACTTTGTCGAAAAGCATCAGGCCGTCATGCCACGAAAATTTGCAACCATTCACCACCCGGCCACGAATCGGGGTCCAGAGGGCCGGCCCCATGGAACCAGACCCTCGTCACACCGAGCCTTTGTCCTTCAGGATGTTTGCCCGGGCCCGCCAGAGCAGTTCGGCGATGTGGCAGGCCCGAACCGGCGAACCGATACCCCGCAAACCCTCCTCCATGTGCAGGAGGCAGCCAGGATTGCCCGCCACGACGGTGTCGGCGCCGCTGGCGACGATGCTGGCCAGTTTATCCGCCCGGATGGCCCGGCTGGTCTCCGGGTGACGCAGGAGGTACTCCCCACCCGCACCACAGCACCCGTCGAACCGGGGAAGCTCGCAGACGGAGACCGGCAGGAAGTGCAACAATCTTCGTGGTGCCGCCACTGTACCCAATCCATGCCGGATTTGGCAATGATCATGAAAGACAAGCCTGCCCAATCCCGGATCGCCCAGAGGGGCGGTGGCCATCTTTCCCGAGGCGTCGAGAAAGTCGCTGAACTCCACCACCTTGGCGACAAACTCCCGGGCCAAGTCACGGTAGGCGGCGTGGTCCTCCAGGGCCTGGGCATAGCTGCGAACAGTCATGAAACACAAGGTGCTATCGCATACGACGGCGGCGACCTCCCGGTGTTGGGCAAAGGCATCCAGGGTACGCCGGGCCTGGCGTAAAAAACGGGCGCGATCCCCCCGCTCCAGAAACGGGGCACCACAACACCCAAAACCCTCCGGTACCGTCGAACGATAACCCAGGGAGGTCAAAAGCCGCTGGGCAGAGAGGGCCACGCCGGGATAAAAAATGCGCCCCATGCAACCGCACAGCAAGGCAATGGAAGGGCCATCCGCCAGGGAATCGGTCTCTGCCAGGGGTGAGGGATCCTCCTGAAGGGCCGGAATCATCCCCTCCAGCCTGCCCGGAAATGGCTGGCGATACCACCACTTTTTGCTCCGCAGCCACGCTTGCAGGCCAGAACGGCGATACTTTTGCAGCAGCCAAGCGACCTTGGCGGACCAGCGGTGGTTGACCACCAAAAGATGAAACAATCGGCTGGTGAGCAAAGGTGGGAAGTGCGGTCCAGCGGCCCGGGCAAGAGCGATCAGTTGGGCAGGATGAACCCCAGCCGGACACCCGGTGTGGCAGGCCCGGCACAGCAGGCAGTGGTCCAGGGCGGCCAGAGCGACCACCGGATCGATCTCCTTGTTACGCAGGGCCAGAAGAATGGATATCCGCCCACGCGGCGAGCGGGTTTCATCGTTGTCCACCCGGTAGGTGGGACAACCTGGCAGACAGTAGCCACAGTGGGTGCAAAGATCGGCATTGGCCAGGGAAGCCATGAATGCCACCTGGGCCGTGGCCGTATGGACTTTTGAATCGGTCATGGTCGCAGGGTAAATCCGCCCAGGGGCAAAGGGGAAGCCCCGGTGGTTGCAAAATTTTGCACGCCTTCATGGCTCATGGCTGTATAATGGTGCATCCTCGAATGCAACCGGTGACCATGACCCAACAAAGGATTTTCCCTTGACACACGCCCAACAGCGCATACTGGAGACCTTCGCCAATCCCCACCCGGAACGCCATTACCGCATCGAGATGCGTTGTCCGGAGTTTACCTGTGTCTGTCCGAAGACCGGCCAACCGGACTTTGCCGAGATTCACATCGAATATGTTCCGGACCAACTGTGTGTGGAGTTAAAATCCCTGAAGCTCTACCTGTGGAGCTATCGAGAAGCAGGGGCCTTCCACGAAGCGGTCACCAACCGCATTCTGGATGATCTGGTGGCTGTGGTGGCCCCGCGCACCATGACCGTCACGGGCGCTTTCAACGTGCGGGGGGGCATCACCACGACCGTCGTTGCCAAACATCCCGACCCGCCGCTCGATGTGTAGGCGGACTCGATGGGTAGGCGGATATGAGTCACTGTTTGGCACCCTCCCAAGAAAAGCCTGGATATGAAAGCCATTATCAGGGCTTCGCCCCGAACCCCACCAGGACGCTGTCCAAGGCCCTGCCAGGGAGCCAGACCCCTGGACCCCTGTTCACTGAATGGTCTCTCCGAGACTGTTCCAGAGAGGGTCGGTTGAATATCATATCAAGTCAAGATGCTGGTGAAACGTGCCGTTGAAACCCCAAAACAGGGCAACCGAACATGACGACACCTGCCGCCTCAACACAACCTGTCACCTGCCGGGAGACCTTTCGGATCGAAGGACTCTCCTGTGCCGGGTGTGTGCGCCGTACCGAAACGGCGCTGCAAGAGGTGGCAGGGGTCGTTGCGGCCAGTGTCAACCTTGCCGAAGCCTCGGCCACCGTGACCTACAACACCCCTCCCGCCAACTATGGCGTTTTGGGGCAGGCCGTGGCCAAACGGGGATTCCGCCTCGTGCGACTGGAAAACACCGAAGATCCCATGGCACGGTTGGAACAGGAACAGCAACTGGAGTATCAGGATCTTCTCCTGCGCTTGCGGGTGGGGGCCATCCTGGCGGCGGCGGTGATGCTCCTGGCCAGCTGGTCCATGCTGGGTCTGGACCGGCTGTGGGCCGTTTCCGTCGAAGACAACCATGCGTTGCAATGGCTTCTGGTCACCCCGGTGCAATTTTGGGCGGGCAGCCGTTTTCATGCTCAGGCCTGGGCTGCGGGGCGTCATGGCAGCGCCAACATGCACACCCTGGTCGCGATAGGCACCTTCAGTGCCTATTTCTACTCGGTGTTTGTCCTGTTGGCGCCAGAGTTGTTTCGCGGTGAAGGGTTGTCGGCAGAGGTCTATTTCGACACCTCCGGAAGCATCATCGTATTGATCCTGCTTGGGCGATTTCTGGAGGCACGGGCCAAGGGGCGCACCACCCAGGCCGTGCGTGGCCTCATGGGGTTGGTACCGAAGACCGCACGGGTGATCCGTAAAGGAATAGAGGAAGAGATCCCCCTTTCCGCCGTGGTTCCCGGGGAGAAGGTGGTGGTGCGCCCCGGAGAGAAGGTTCCCGTGGATGGCTGCATTCTCGAAGGAACATCGACCCTGGATGAATCCATGCTCACCGGGGAGTCCATGCCGGTGCTGCGCGCCCCGGGCGATCCGGTCATCGGTGGCACCCTCAACCAGACCGGAACCTTCACCTTCGAGGCCGAACGGGTTGGACGGGAAACGGTCCTGGCCCATATCGTGGCCATGGTACGGCAGGCCCAGGGATCGAAACCGCCCATCGCCCGTCAGGCGGATCGGATCGCCGGAATATTTGTGCCGGTGGTGATCGGCTTGGCCCTGTGTACCTTTCTGGTGTGGTACGGGCTGGGGCCCCCGCCAGCCCTCAACCATGCGTTATCCAACTTTGTTGCTGTGCTGATCATTGCCTGTCCCTGCGCCCTGGGCCTGGCAACCCCCACCTCCATCATGGTGGGAACTGGCCGTGGCGCAGAATTGGGCATCCTGATTCGCGGCGGAGAGTCCCTGGAGAGCGCCCACAAGGTCGATGTCGTGGTGTTCGACAAGACCGGTACCCTGACCCGGGGGCAGCCCGCCTTGACCGACTGGACCGGCTCCGATGCCACCCTGGCCCTGGTGGCCAGTGTCGAGAGCCGGTCGGAACACCCGGTTGCCCGGGCGGTGGTGGCGGAGGCCGTGGCACGGGGCCTGACCCTGCTGCCACCCGACACCTTCGAGGCCATCCCCGGGCAGGGGGTACGGGGCGAGATCCAGGGAGAGGAAGTTCGGGTTGGCACCCGCCGGTGGTTTGCCGAGGCCCATATCGATACCGCAACCGTGGAGCATGACGCCAACCTGCTGGAAGCCGCCGGCAAAACCACCCTGCTGGTGGCCATCGCCGGAAAAATGGCCGGCCTGATCGGAGTGGCGGATCGGGTGCGACCCGAAAGTCATGACGCCGTGGCGGCCCTCAAGGCCATGGGCATCCAGGTCATCATGCTGACCGGCGACAATCCGCGCACGGCACAGGCCATGGCTGCGGTTTTGGGTATCGATCGGGTACGGGCGGAGTGCCTTCCCGACCAGAAAAGCGTCGAGATACAAAAGCTGCAACAAGAAGGACATGTCGTGGCCATGGTGGGGGATGGCATCAACGATGCCCCGGCCCTGGCCCTGGCCCATGTGGGCATCGCCATGGGAGCCGGTACCGATGTGGCCATGGCCGCTGCCGATATCACCCTCATGCACAACGATCCCCGGGATGTGGCCCGTGCCATCCTCCTTTCACGGGCCACTCTGCGCAACATTCGGCAAAATCTTTTCTGGGCGTTTGCCTACAACACCATCCTGATCCCCCTGGCGGCAGGGGTCTGGTTCCCCTGGTTCGGCATTGTGCTCTCTCCCGTTTTCGCCGCCGGGGCCATGGCCTTCTCCAGTGTGACCGTGGTGACCAATGCCCTGCGCTTACGCCATTTTCATGCATGAAAGTCTGACAAATCGGGAGCCAGGGGGCTGGCCCCCTCCCATGCGCACAAGTGACTCCATCATCGGGTGACGCCATGTCCACGCAGAGTCCATCCAACAATGGCCACAAATCTTCCCCTCCCATCTGTCACCTGTGCAAAAATCACCCACTGATATCGGCTCCGAATTATGCCCGTTTGCACCGAGTCACCTCCGACTCCCAACCTTTTGCCCCCGGGGGCCTGATTTATCTGTGTCCCGTGTGCGGCACCATCCAGAAACACACGGATGCGCACTGGCGAGAAGAGGTGCAGCAGGTCTACGACGCCTATCGCATCTATGCCCAGACCAATGGGGGAGACCATGCGGTCTTTGATGCCAGAGGCCAAGCCGGTCACCGTTCGGAGATGTTGCTGCACACTTTTCTGCAACACACCCAAACCCCGGACATGGGAAAATTGTTGGATATCGGGTGTGGCAACGGCAATCTGCTTGCCCGGTTTTCCCGGGCACGTCCTGGTTGGAAATTATATGGCACCGAATGGAACGACCGACATCGGCAAACCATCGAGGCCATTCCCGGCGTGGAGGGGTTTTTCTCTGGAGATCCCAGCCAGGCCCCCGGGCCATTCGACCTGATCACCCTGGTCTATGTCCTGGAACACATTCCCGATCCGATCACTTTTTTGCGGCGGTTGCTGCTGAAACTGGCGCCGGGAGGTTGCCTGTTTGTGCATGTCCCCGATGTGGAACGCAACCCGTTTGATCTGGTATGTATCGACCACTGCACCCATTTTACCACCGGATCTCTGGGTCGTGTCGTGGAACAGGGAGGGTTTGACACTCTGCACCAAACCGGAACCTGGGTTGCGCGGGAACTCTCCGTGGTGGCCCAAAGGGCGGCTGCTTCCCGCCCACACCTGCCACCCGACCCGATGCCATCCCGGATGTTGGAACGTCAAAAACATCTGCTCGACGGACATGTAGCCTGGTTGACCAACATAGCGCACACGTTTCAGCAAGCGAAAGGCAACCCCTTGGGCCTGTTTGGCACCTCCATCGCTGCCACCTGGTCGTTCCAGGAGAAAGGTGGCTCGGTTGACTTTTTTGTCGATGAGGACCGGCATCAATTCGGGCGCAGCCATCAGGGACGACCTATTCTCTCCCCCACGCAGGTTCCGGACGGTGCCACCCTGCTCATGCCGTTTTCGCCTGCGAAAGCGCAGGAGATCATCCAACGCCTGGCCAGGCCACGCTTGCGGTACATCGTGCCTCCAGAAATGGAGCCTTGATCGTCGGTAACCACTCAGCACCCGGTTTTTCACCCATTTTTTGTAATCGTTCAGAGACCTCTGGACCGTAACCGTTCGGCACCCTTTCCAGAAAAGCCTGGACATGAAAGCTTTTGTCAGGGCTTCGCCCCGAACCCCACCAGGGCGCTGCCCTGGACCAACCCAGGGAGCCAGCCCCCTGGATCCCGTTTCATGGTTACCATTTTTTTGTATCTTTTCGCGTAGCCATGCTTATAATCCGGGTGGTCCGGGGTTTGTCGAGGAGGGGGGGCGGCAATGATCGCTTCCTGAAACCGATTATAAAAAAGCAAGGGTCGAGGGTAAGTCATGGGAAGTCATGCCGGGCATAATGTACAGGATCCGTTCTTGAATACCCTGCGGCGTGAGAAGGTGCCTGTCACGGTATTTTTGGTCAACGGCATCAAACTTCAAGGGGTGATTACATCGTTCGATAATTATTGCCTGATGCTCAAAAACAGTGTCACCCAGTTGGTTTTCAAACATGCCATATCCACGGTGATGCCATCCCGGAACATTCAGGTCATGGGAGAACCAGGCCACGACGAGGAGGTGTGAGGTACAGAACTCTCTCCTGGATCTGCCAGGGAGTCGTCCCTCTGGGTTCCGGTTCGTCGCTGGGTGCTGGATGGTCGCATCCGATGCCGCATTTTGCAGGTTGAAAGAACAGCATGCATACAACGCAGGCTCCCCGTGAGCGGGCGTTATTGATTCAAATGGTGGATGAGGATCCCGACCGCGCAGAACGCTTGGCGGAGGAGTTGCGGCGCTTGGTGGTAAGCGCCGGTCTGGAGCCGGTTGGAGCGCGTATGGTCGCCCTTGCCCGGATCGTGCCGGCAACCTTCCTGGGCAAAGGACGCCTGGAAGTGTTGGCCGGGGAGATCCAGGAACACGATGTGCGCGTGGTGGTGTTCAACAACGCCCTCTCCCCGGTCCAGCAGCGCAACCTGGAACGGGCGCTCGTCGCCAAGGTGGTTGATCGCACCGGCCTGATTCTAGAAATTTTTGCCGCCCGAGCCAGAACTCGCGAAGGGTGCTTGCAGGTCGAACTGGCTGCCCTGCTGTATGAACAATCCCGTCTGGTACGCAGTTGGACCCACCTGGAGCGGCAGCGTGGCGGTGTCGGGATGCGGGGT
Proteins encoded:
- the hfq gene encoding RNA chaperone Hfq; the encoded protein is MGSHAGHNVQDPFLNTLRREKVPVTVFLVNGIKLQGVITSFDNYCLMLKNSVTQLVFKHAISTVMPSRNIQVMGEPGHDEEV
- a CDS encoding (Fe-S)-binding protein; its protein translation is MTDSKVHTATAQVAFMASLANADLCTHCGYCLPGCPTYRVDNDETRSPRGRISILLALRNKEIDPVVALAALDHCLLCRACHTGCPAGVHPAQLIALARAAGPHFPPLLTSRLFHLLVVNHRWSAKVAWLLQKYRRSGLQAWLRSKKWWYRQPFPGRLEGMIPALQEDPSPLAETDSLADGPSIALLCGCMGRIFYPGVALSAQRLLTSLGYRSTVPEGFGCCGAPFLERGDRARFLRQARRTLDAFAQHREVAAVVCDSTLCFMTVRSYAQALEDHAAYRDLAREFVAKVVEFSDFLDASGKMATAPLGDPGLGRLVFHDHCQIRHGLGTVAAPRRLLHFLPVSVCELPRFDGCCGAGGEYLLRHPETSRAIRADKLASIVASGADTVVAGNPGCLLHMEEGLRGIGSPVRACHIAELLWRARANILKDKGSV
- a CDS encoding class I SAM-dependent methyltransferase codes for the protein MSTQSPSNNGHKSSPPICHLCKNHPLISAPNYARLHRVTSDSQPFAPGGLIYLCPVCGTIQKHTDAHWREEVQQVYDAYRIYAQTNGGDHAVFDARGQAGHRSEMLLHTFLQHTQTPDMGKLLDIGCGNGNLLARFSRARPGWKLYGTEWNDRHRQTIEAIPGVEGFFSGDPSQAPGPFDLITLVYVLEHIPDPITFLRRLLLKLAPGGCLFVHVPDVERNPFDLVCIDHCTHFTTGSLGRVVEQGGFDTLHQTGTWVARELSVVAQRAAASRPHLPPDPMPSRMLERQKHLLDGHVAWLTNIAHTFQQAKGNPLGLFGTSIAATWSFQEKGGSVDFFVDEDRHQFGRSHQGRPILSPTQVPDGATLLMPFSPAKAQEIIQRLARPRLRYIVPPEMEP
- a CDS encoding copper-translocating P-type ATPase codes for the protein MTTPAASTQPVTCRETFRIEGLSCAGCVRRTETALQEVAGVVAASVNLAEASATVTYNTPPANYGVLGQAVAKRGFRLVRLENTEDPMARLEQEQQLEYQDLLLRLRVGAILAAAVMLLASWSMLGLDRLWAVSVEDNHALQWLLVTPVQFWAGSRFHAQAWAAGRHGSANMHTLVAIGTFSAYFYSVFVLLAPELFRGEGLSAEVYFDTSGSIIVLILLGRFLEARAKGRTTQAVRGLMGLVPKTARVIRKGIEEEIPLSAVVPGEKVVVRPGEKVPVDGCILEGTSTLDESMLTGESMPVLRAPGDPVIGGTLNQTGTFTFEAERVGRETVLAHIVAMVRQAQGSKPPIARQADRIAGIFVPVVIGLALCTFLVWYGLGPPPALNHALSNFVAVLIIACPCALGLATPTSIMVGTGRGAELGILIRGGESLESAHKVDVVVFDKTGTLTRGQPALTDWTGSDATLALVASVESRSEHPVARAVVAEAVARGLTLLPPDTFEAIPGQGVRGEIQGEEVRVGTRRWFAEAHIDTATVEHDANLLEAAGKTTLLVAIAGKMAGLIGVADRVRPESHDAVAALKAMGIQVIMLTGDNPRTAQAMAAVLGIDRVRAECLPDQKSVEIQKLQQEGHVVAMVGDGINDAPALALAHVGIAMGAGTDVAMAAADITLMHNDPRDVARAILLSRATLRNIRQNLFWAFAYNTILIPLAAGVWFPWFGIVLSPVFAAGAMAFSSVTVVTNALRLRHFHA
- a CDS encoding Tim44 domain-containing protein; this translates as MMFKKLNKNKMLTLWITGVTLTGFLLACWPDTADARAGGGQSSGSRGSRTHAAPRQPSLKRQPAAEPSSSFRQSREPEAAPTQQGTALRQTQNPNQVQAPLSTPIGAAAAPPSPGFGSRLMGGIGGFMLGGLLGSMLFGGHGAAGGGGGLGILDLLLLGGLGYLIYRAWRSWRASGGQRPSWPKIGSSSFSWPKAGSFPFSLPLPKGAASSPASLKNRSPGMMDSHAETHFFRDEPDLSPPGGKSGTVSLRKSVDTFSPPLTSEEEQESDLARGLRQIMLMDPRFQEDEFLAGARVAFELLQGAWRDWNVEQLRPLVTERMWTLVERQAREDKAAGRSNVIEKIHFASSAISEAWQESGEDFITVQFMVSMVDYITDAHGNVLEGDPDAPIQVEEYWTFVRPVSAPDPNWSLSAIQQPGTKIPHSS
- the queF gene encoding NADPH-dependent 7-cyano-7-deazaguanine reductase QueF, whose translation is MTHAQQRILETFANPHPERHYRIEMRCPEFTCVCPKTGQPDFAEIHIEYVPDQLCVELKSLKLYLWSYREAGAFHEAVTNRILDDLVAVVAPRTMTVTGAFNVRGGITTTVVAKHPDPPLDV